The Roseibium sp. Sym1 nucleotide sequence GTCGCCGAGCATTCAAACGCCTGTTTCAGGGCGTGTAGCCGATGCGGAAACCGCCCCAGTGCCGGCCCCTGACGAAGATGGGGGCGCTGATGTCCTTCATGGGAACGAGGTGTCCGCCGCCCATGTCGCGCTGGTAGGTCTGCAATAGGAGCGGATCGCGGTTCTTCGCCGCCCGCATGCCCGTGCGGTCATCGAAGTAGCGGTGATTGCGGCAATTGGCGATGTTCCATTCGATGTCATCGCCCTGCGGCTTTGAGACCGCTTTGGTGTTCGTTGAGACATAGGCGGTGTCGTCGATCGACGCGCACCAGGCGATGCGGTCGTCGCTGGCGACGATCTCCTCGATGATCGGGGACACATGGGTGTCGTTGAACGAGGAGAATTTGGCCAGATGCTGCGGCGGATTGCTGCCTGGAATTTCGGTGTGGTTCCGGTCGAACAGGTCGGCCTCGGTCAGTTCGCCGGAAACGATGGCCTGTTCGCACAGTTCCGCGACGCGCTTTGCCGCGTCTTCGGCCTTCCGGATGATGCCAGCCTCTTCCTTATAGGCACCGCACGTCGCGGAGAAAAGAACGAAGGCGTCGGTGTCGTCTGAGACCCGGCGCATGGTCCGTGAGATGTCGGCCAGCTTTGAGCTGGATTCGGTCAGGCTCGCCGAAACTGTTCCGGAGGTTTCGCGAAAGATTCCGCAGGTCTGCTGCACATCGACCATTTTCTCGTCGATGGATGTGGTCGCCTTGCCGATGACTTGGATGTCGCCGGAGACCTTGGTCAGAATGTCGGCGAAGGTTCCCGCGTGGGTGCGAACCTTGGCCGCTGTTTCGCCGGTTTGCCTGGACGTGCCCGCGAGGTGCTCGAAACCGGACTTGATTTCGGACAGAGCCGTCTCGATTTCCGAGGTCGCATCCGCTGTCGACTGCGCCAGTTCCTTGACTTCGTTGGCCACCACCAGAAAGCCGCGTCCGGCGTCGCCTGCGCGCGCCGCTTCGATGGAGGCGTTCAGCGCCAGGAGGTTGGTTTGCCGGGCGATGTTGTTGATCGAGTTCGTTATCGATCCGACCCTGCCGAGCACATCGCTCAATTCCGCCATCCTATCCTGGCCCGCGCGGACTGCCTCGAGCAGGTCGGCGATTTCCTGGCGTGCGGTCTCGATCGTCGCCTGGGAGCCTCCGATTTCCGCACAGGCGTTGCTCGCGATGTTCTCCGCCTCGGCGATCTGTGAAGAGATCTCGGTCGTCGCGGATTCGATATCCGCAAACCGTCCGATCAGATTGGAAAAGTCTTCGACATTCGAGGAGAAGGTGCCGGAGATGGACTGGATTTCGTCGGCGGAAACCGCGACATCGAGGCTGATGCGGCTAAGGTTGGTGCCAATGGCACCCATTGCCTCCATGACCGAACCGGCTTCGGACGAATCGTTTTCTTCGACAGCCAATTCGTGGAAATCAGCATTTGCATATGCATGCATGGACACAACTGCCCTCTTCGGTCTCGGAATGCCCGCTACTATGGTTAAGAAGAATTTAGGAAGCCTTAAATTTGTGCTGATCGGCCCGAGTTTGCACAATTACCAGTCAGTGGTTTTCCCGATCGGGCTATCGCCGTCGCACGTACCAGGCTTTTTCGGCGCGGCGGCAAGAAACGTGTTGTGTTTCAGATAATTGTTCGGGCAGCCGGATCCTTTAGCCGTGTCCGGGATGCCGGGAGCGACCGTTTCGAGGCGTGCCGGACACTTGCGCCTGCCGCTTCCGGCACTTCCGGGCAATGAAACGTATTGCCGCGAACACCGCCCTTGCGGCCGGGTTGATTCGGCTATCCTGTCGGAGGCATCGTGACGCCCTAAACGAATTCGGATTCCGCCTTGAGCGGGCGGGCCATCAGGGTGTTGAGGGCGTCGTCGATGGTCAGGTCCTCGTCGATCATCTTTGCGACCGTCTCGCAGATCGGCACCTCGACATCGTATTTGCGGGCGAGCTTCACCGCCACGCGGGCCGAGAAGGCGCCTTCGGCAAGCTTGCCGCCGGCGGAAATCAGTTCGGAAGCCATGAAACCCTCTCCCAGCCGCAGGCCGAAGGAGAAATTGCGCGACTGGCTCGACGAGCAGGTCAGCACAAGATCGCCGAGACCGGAGAGGCCGGTGAGCGTCTCTCCCTGCGCACCCATGGCCGTGCCGAGACGGGTGAGCTCGGCAAAGCCGCGCGCGGTCAGGGCCGCCTGGGCGCTGGCGCCGAGCTTGCGGCCGACCACCGCGCCGCAGGCGATCGCCAGCACGTTTTTCAGTGCGCCGCCGATCTGGGTGCCGAGAATGTCGATGGAGGCATAGGGCCGGAAACAGGGCGATTGCATCGCCTCGCACAGGCTGAGCGCGGTCTTGGCGGAGTTGGCGGCGACCGTGACCGCGGTCGGCAGGCCCCTGGCAACGTCGTCTGCAAAGCTCGGGCCGGACAGGACGCCCGGTTCCACGCCCGGCAGTTCTTCCGAGAGCACCTTGGAGAGGAGCTTGCCGGAGGACTGTTCGATGCCCTTGGCGCAGAGCACGACGGGGCCGCGCACCTTGCCGGTCTTCTTGAGCGCGGCCAGCATGGCGCGGGTGGTCTGGGCGGGGGTGACCAGCAGCAGGGCATCCGCGTCGGCGACGTCCTCGAGCGCGTTCGTCGCCGCCAGGTCCTCGTCGAAGGTGATCTTCGGCAGGTAGCGCGGGTTCTGCCGTTTGGAGCGGATGTCGGACACAATCCCGGGATCACGCGCCCACAGGCGCACATCCCGTCCGGCCCTGGCGGCCGTCAAGGCCAGGGCGGTGCCCCAGGCACCGCCGCCTATGACGCCGACCGTCTTAATAGCGCCCATCGATCTGCCTTTCCATGCGCGTCCGTAGTGTTTCAAGCTGCGCTCCAAATTCTTCAAAGAACCTGGTCTCGGGCGGCGCATCCCTGGCGAACAGATCAACCCAGAACAGGCGGAACCTTATCGGCGGCCCGCCGGAACTCGGTGTCATTTCGAAATGTTCCCATTCTGTCGCGGGTTTTTCACGAACGCTGCCGTGAAAATGCCGCCGGCGATGCAGGCCGTCCAGACTTCCGGGAACATTTTTGAAGATATGGTCCTG carries:
- a CDS encoding methyl-accepting chemotaxis protein; the encoded protein is MHAYANADFHELAVEENDSSEAGSVMEAMGAIGTNLSRISLDVAVSADEIQSISGTFSSNVEDFSNLIGRFADIESATTEISSQIAEAENIASNACAEIGGSQATIETARQEIADLLEAVRAGQDRMAELSDVLGRVGSITNSINNIARQTNLLALNASIEAARAGDAGRGFLVVANEVKELAQSTADATSEIETALSEIKSGFEHLAGTSRQTGETAAKVRTHAGTFADILTKVSGDIQVIGKATTSIDEKMVDVQQTCGIFRETSGTVSASLTESSSKLADISRTMRRVSDDTDAFVLFSATCGAYKEEAGIIRKAEDAAKRVAELCEQAIVSGELTEADLFDRNHTEIPGSNPPQHLAKFSSFNDTHVSPIIEEIVASDDRIAWCASIDDTAYVSTNTKAVSKPQGDDIEWNIANCRNHRYFDDRTGMRAAKNRDPLLLQTYQRDMGGGHLVPMKDISAPIFVRGRHWGGFRIGYTP
- a CDS encoding NAD(P)H-dependent glycerol-3-phosphate dehydrogenase, yielding MGAIKTVGVIGGGAWGTALALTAARAGRDVRLWARDPGIVSDIRSKRQNPRYLPKITFDEDLAATNALEDVADADALLLVTPAQTTRAMLAALKKTGKVRGPVVLCAKGIEQSSGKLLSKVLSEELPGVEPGVLSGPSFADDVARGLPTAVTVAANSAKTALSLCEAMQSPCFRPYASIDILGTQIGGALKNVLAIACGAVVGRKLGASAQAALTARGFAELTRLGTAMGAQGETLTGLSGLGDLVLTCSSSQSRNFSFGLRLGEGFMASELISAGGKLAEGAFSARVAVKLARKYDVEVPICETVAKMIDEDLTIDDALNTLMARPLKAESEFV
- a CDS encoding NUDIX hydrolase, with the protein product MKIHHKAYVYLTCGPQLLVFIEPDHPDPDLQVPGGTLDPGESYLQAARREFAEETGLSLDIALESFADQDHIFKNVPGSLDGLHRRRHFHGSVREKPATEWEHFEMTPSSGGPPIRFRLFWVDLFARDAPPETRFFEEFGAQLETLRTRMERQIDGRY